DNA from Pseudophryne corroboree isolate aPseCor3 chromosome 7, aPseCor3.hap2, whole genome shotgun sequence:
GTGCTAGGGTAATAATAGTGACCGTGATCCATTGGAATTTTTACTGTCAGGATTATACTGAACAGGTGCCAATGGGTGGGACCCTTCCATACTCTGTGTTCCTGGCGAgttattttactgtattttatgaagTTCTGTCAGTATGTTTTCACATTCTGCTCCAGGTCATAAATTTGCCAAATATCAACTTTTAGCTTTGTTTTAACAGAATAATATGATTAATTATTATCTATTTTGTGATGACACCTCGACTATTTTCTATTCATAAGTGATTGGCAATGCAACCATGGATTGTATGCTTTTCAGGCAAGGTCTATTGTTATTTGAATAAGTGTTAAGTTTAGTCCATTTTTCTGTTTTttctgtgtcattttcacaataacACAATTACATTTGCAGTAGTCTCTTGCACCTGCATAAAAGTGTGTGATTGTAGCTACATATATTGTAAACATTCCCATATGTTATGATGTGTTACAAGTTATGGTTATTTTTCTAAAAAGTTAGGTTTTTGGCATTTAGAatcttgtattacaggttgagtctcccttatccaaaatgcttgggaccagaggtattttggatatcggatttttccgtattttgtaataattaCATACCACAATGAGAGATCATGGtggtgggacccaagtctaagtacagaatgcatttatgttacatatacaccttatacacacagcctgaaggtaattttagccaatattttttatagctttgtgcattaaacaaagtgtgtgtacattcacacaattaatttaggtttcatatacaccttatacacacagcctgaaggtcatttaatacaatatttttaatgactgtgtattaaacaaagtttgtgcacattgagccatcataaaacaaaggtttcactatcttactctcactcaaaaaagtccgtatttcggaatattccgtatttcggaatatttggatatgggatactcaacctgtataaaaatgCACATTTGTTGACCGTTAATTTCAGGACTAAAATGAAAACAAAGATGTACTgattaaatcttgactaaaacgaaACAAAAACCAATACTAAAATGTGATTTTACTTTAAATTTATTCATTTTTTAAGTAAATGACTAAGacaaaaactaaattgaaaatactTGTCAAAATTAACTATGATGTAAAGGATGTGACATCTCTGGCACTAGCTAGTGCGCCcactgtgtaagggccactactctggcataatgtgtgtaaggggaactattgtgaagcataatgttaataagggtctctagtgtgtggtgtattgtgactaaAGGACACAACTATgtattgtaatgtgagtaaagggCGCTACAGACTGGTCGACCCGCCgccaatacggcagacgggcgacctggaggtgggtgggggagaggtgacgggtggagtgaattttcttcactccccccgtcacccggctctatagcagtgcatgcaaatatagacgagcgtccatattggcctgcatgcacaagcgacagagcactaacgatgaacgagcgcggggccgcacatcgttcattgttggtgcctccacactgaaaaataTGAGTGGTATTTCGTTAATTAATGaactagatcgttcatatctttcactggtatcgaccagtgtgtagggcccttaaggggcaattctactgtctggcataatttgaattggttgtgCTCTTGTGGGGCCATGCCCTTTTCACAcaagaccacaccccatttttaacACGTGCCTTTCCTTTTTCAAATATGACAGGGGGGCAGTCATCTACTGTGCCAGGTGCACTCCAACCTTtacataattttattttgtttctgaaGATAAAAAGCTTTTTAAAGTGTTAACAGAAGCGGTCTTAagatgggaggcatttgatataaatagcacggcgagcgcagtgagcctgcaagggactcttttgtgctcaccctgttgccaggatcctggcgccggtatccaGAGTGTTCGCTTACCGTAGTAGACCCTTTAAGATATTTATCTAGTCTTTAAAAAGGCATAGGTAAATGAATGCATATTTCGATACATATACTAAAGATAGGTTATGTGCACATCTCTTGTGCAATTATAACAAAATTGTGTCTATTACAAAACTTTTTTTTGGAATATGTGACAAAGGAAATAACTGCTGGTTAATGTGGGCATTCACCGGTACAAGTGATCATTATCTGAAACTTGAACCTGACACATACCATCTGTAAATTGTGCCGATTTTTGGCCATATATGCCTTATATTCAAGATTCGGAAACACTAGTACAAGAATAAGCCCTTACTGCTCGTGTCCAAGTACCCTTTTTAACACCGTAATTGCCTCTCCAGATGTAAATgtcaaaatgttacaaatgtgaatattgttttatgAGCAAGTTCTGTGCAAAATCGCACAAGAGATGTTTATGCAAATGTACAGAGTCTGAGTCATTCACTCAAGGGTGTTATGAAACAGACAAGTGTTTATTAAAGCTGATAGGTAGATAATGATATGATACATTTTCAAAAAGTGAAtgactactttaaaaaaaaaaatgtgagggTTTCGGCCTGTGAAACACATTCACAAATTCTTCAAGATCTCACAACAgtatttattaatgtttttttttttttttaaggttcatTGTTTCTAGAGAACAGATACAATATTTGTGGGAACTAGGCTTTTCGTGGATTCGAATAGCAACTTGCTTAAACATCAGTGTTTCAACTTTGTACAGAAGACGACAAGAACTAAACTTGCCTACATCTTCTGACAACAGATTCAGTGATATATGTGATGATGAACTTGATCAGCATATCTTGAGTTTTCTAAATTCCACACCAAATGCTGGAGAAAGTTATATTCAAGGTAGTCTCAGAAGCCGAGCACTGAGAGTACAGAGGTGAAAAATTAGAAGGAGGCTGCAACTTCTGGATCCTGTTGGCCGAGCTGTTCGTAAAAGACGGGCTATTCAGCGTAGAGTTTATAGTGTACCAGGTCCAAATCATTTGTGGTAAGAACATGTTGTTGCAATCGCGCTCCCAGGGCTCGATCCTTCCCGTCAGGATCACAGAATATTATACCCGCTAGGGACACCAACACCTAAATCCTGAACAGGATCAGgacaccagcgccggaatcccgtcaggatCCAAATCTCTGGATGCCAGAGGAGGTGAGTATGTAGCCGAGGGTAAGGGGGAGTGTTTAGGCACTTactgggggaggttagtgttaggttgcGGGTTGaggtggtaagggttaggcactaaggggtagggttaggtttaggctgtgtggaggtaaggttaggaactagggggtgaggttagggttagtctgtgggagaggagtgttaggctgcggaaggtgggaggttagggttaggaattaagggaggagggttaggtttaagctgctggggtttagggtaaggcactatgggggaggatagtgttaggctgcaggaggtataGGGGGGTAGCATACTTGCTGAGCccgtcgggatgccagtgtcaggaTATTTACTGCCGGCATCCTGATGGCCAGGATATTGTATATAATCCATTGTAATCAGCTGTGTGCACTTTCATTTAGGCTTAATAATCCAATAAACCagaacctatttttttttttatcattttatttttttggtCTACTGTACACAATGTAATGGTGTGAATAGTAATTCTACTACTAGTATTATTTTATTGATATAAAAAGGGATTACTAaactaaaaatatattatatatcccACCCATGTAATGTAAACTTTTCTTTTGTACTCGACAAATAAAGCATTAGTTGGTTTGTATATTAACTGTAGTCTGTCAGGGTTTGCTATTGATAATAACTTCAGATGGTAGAAAAAAAAACCTCTCCAAATCTGGTATAGTTGACACATTGTACCTCATTCAGATGTGATTGCTGTTTCTATCCTTTAGCTTTTTCCAAtatatgcatatacaggttgagtatcccttatccaaaatgcttgggaccagaggtattttggatattggatttttccgtatgttggaataattgcataccataatgagatatcatggtgatgggacctaaatctaagcacagaatgcatttatgttacatatacaccttatacacacagcctgaaggtcatttttgccaatattttttataactttgtgcattaaacaaagtgtgtctacatacacacaattcacatatgtttcatatacaccttgtatacacagcctgaaggtcatttaatacaatattattaataactttgtgtattaaagtttgtgtacattgagtcatcaaaaaacaaagatttcactatctcactctcactcaaaaaaagtccgtatttcggaatattccgtatttcggaatatatggatatgggatactcaacctgtacttgcaaaTGTGAACAGCAATCTGAGCATAGATCTGCCCACTGCTGCCTCCTAGCTGGCATACAAATACTGATAAATCAGTACCATAGTTTCATATGGGTGCGTCACAAAGATATAGTGCCTCTGTAGACATGCAGGCTATGCTTCTCTCCCCGAATGCAGCGATCTCTCCAGTAGCAAGGTAATTAATAGCTGATCATTTATGCATGACCAGAAAATGCATTCTGAACATCCATGACTCATGTGTTCACCCAATCACTCCAATTTACCACCACGAACACTGTCTAAATGGTGTTTGCGACTGTTATCATAATTCATGCACTGTGCATGCGCATTGCAGCTCTGAGGTATGCACATTTTGAAAAAAGAGACTGATGTGCCTGCTGCAGCTGTTTTGCAACTAGATAAGAATGAGAGCATTGTTCTTAACGGTATATACTTAAGGATGTATCCTTTGGTTAATTGTTCCACAATATTTAACCTAGTTACAGTATCACCTTTGTGTTAGTAGGTGCTCACAATTATTAAAAGCCCCTCATTTCTTAAGAAACGCATAAACTTAAATTAGACAGTTGTATAATTTTGAGTAGCAATATGTGATTTTGTTGAAAACAAGGTCATCATAATAAccattattttttttcctttctttcagGCATATTGACAGTAACCACAAGCTAATCTCTTGGAGATTTGTGTTCCATGGTTGCATAGATGGGTTCAGCAGAAATATAATTTATCTTAAAACTGCTACAAACAATAATGCATCAACAACACTGCAATTATTTCAAAAAGGTGTATCAAGGTTTGGATTACCATTACGAGTAAGAGGAGACATGGGTGTTGAAAATATTAACATAGCACGTTACATGATTAACTCAAGAGGACCTAATAGGGGTAGCTTCATAACTGGCCAGAGTGTTCACAATCAACGGATAGAACGCTTATGGGCAGAATTAAACAGAGTTGTCATCTACTActttaaagatttatttttatGGATGGAGCATAGAGGAATACTAAATACTAACAATGAGTGCCATCTCTTTGCTTTGCATTATGTATATCTGAGAAGAATTAATCATGCAGTAACAGAATTTGTTGCACAATGGAATAATCACCTTATGAGCACTGAAAGATACCATTCCCCAATGCAGTTATGGACAGCTGGAATGCTTCATAATCCAATGTTTGACACAGAAGTAAACATCGATGAGTATGGCATAGATAACTATGGCTCTACAGCCACAATAGAAACAAATAATAATGTTGTTGTACCAGACAATACCATTATATTGGATGTAGATGAGATGACAAACCTTTGTCTACAATTTGATCCCACAACAAATGATTTTAACCACGGAGTTGAACATTTTAAGAACACCTGTGATTTTCTTGAACGTCTAAATATAATTGTATAAAGataatgatttttaaaaaaaaattaagaacttTATTTGTTAAACATGATACTGTTACAACATTAAAATAAATTCAATCTCTGGAAGCACTTTATTTGCACTTTTATTCATTTACTAAAAACCTGCTTTATCAAAGGCACGCAATATTTTTTCACCTTGATCCTCTAGAGGACACtggagtacatacagtacactggggtatagacaggtGGATAAATATATCCTGACACTTAAAATTTCTTTAAATAAGTTTAGCTCGCTCCTCTCCCTCTATACTCCTCCAAGACCATTTTAGATTAGTGG
Protein-coding regions in this window:
- the LOC134945227 gene encoding uncharacterized protein LOC134945227, which produces MSYSFCIFLCLCVNFILIEAVEDIQEYFLSLKSSCTIAERAIFSVDINFLEHLHRKLESHLEVLIAMLIACHHFISGNSTLLPMLEDISQHTVLLIEDIQTRINHLFDCNQTPGYSAPLLSVGVGRPRHIDSNHKLISWRFVFHGCIDGFSRNIIYLKTATNNNASTTLQLFQKGVSRFGLPLRVRGDMGVENINIARYMINSRGPNRGSFITGQSVHNQRIERLWAELNRVVIYYFKDLFLWMEHRGILNTNNECHLFALHYVYLRRINHAVTEFVAQWNNHLMSTERYHSPMQLWTAGMLHNPMFDTEVNIDEYGIDNYGSTATIETNNNVVVPDNTIILDVDEMTNLCLQFDPTTNDFNHGVEHFKNTCDFLERLNIIV